In Astatotilapia calliptera chromosome 23, fAstCal1.2, whole genome shotgun sequence, a genomic segment contains:
- the rorca gene encoding RAR-related orphan receptor C a isoform X1, producing the protein MRAQIEVIPCKICGDKSSGIHYGVITCEGCKGFFRRSQQNNAMYSCSRQRNCLIDRTNRNRCQHCRLQKCLALGMSRDAVKFGRMSKKQRDSLYAEVQKHQQSQECGGIGSREEKSDTADHGRTYRRGSSATLSDLDDITTLPEGLLFDLPLTPDDGGGDYCNLDMMGGSAGSGSSSQSSPEQTSLDFGDGNHSIKHEYQLLHDSGLFSHAIFNPLPDGCSLLEIERVAQNVVKSHIETNQYTSEELKRMAWTLYSPEETRSYQTKSAEAIWQQCAVHITNAIQYVVEFAKRISGFMDLCQNDQIILLKAGCMDVLLIRMCRAYNPINNTMLFDGKFSTPQLFKALGCDDLVNAVFDLAKSLSRIQMSDEEIALFSAAVLLSPDRPWLTDVQKIQKLQEKVYVALQRCLQRQGTSEEKLAKMVSKLPTMRSICNLHIDKLEFFRLVHPETAYTFPPLYREVFGSELTFPDSTEG; encoded by the exons ATGAGAG CTCAAATAGAAGTCATTCCCTGTAAAATCTGTGGGGACAAATCATCAGGGATTCACTATGGTGTCATCACCTGTGAAGGCTGCAAG GGTTTCTTTCGGCGCAGCCAGCAGAACAATGCCATGTACTCGTGCTCGCGACAGAGGAACTGCCTAATCGACCGGACCAACCGTAACCGCTGTCAACACTGCAGGCTGCAGAAGTGTCTCGCTCTGGGCATGAGCCGCGATG CTGTAAAGTTTGGTCGAATGTCCAAAAAGCAGCGTGACAGCCTGTACGCAGAGGTCCAGAAGCACCAGCAGTCCCAGGAGTGCGGAGGGATTGGTTCCCGCGAGGAGAAGAGCGACACGGCTGACCATGGCCGTACCTACAGGAGAGGCTCCAGCGCCACGCTCAGCGATCTGGACGACATCACAACGCTGCCGGAGGGGCTGCTTTTTGACCTGCCGCTGACCCCGGACGATGGCGGAGGAGACTACTGTAACCTGGATATGATGGGAGGAAGTGCAGGCAGCGGCTCCTCCTCGCAGAGCTCCCCAGAGCAGACCAGCTTGGACTTTGGTGACGGAAACCACAGCATCAAGCATGAGTACCAGCTGCTGCATGACTCTGGACTCTTCTCACACGCCATCTTCAACCCGCTGCCTGACGGCTGCTCCCTGCTCGAGATAG AGCGCGTTGCCCAGAATGTGGTCAAGTCCCACATCGAGACGAACCAGTACACCTCGGAGGAGCTCAAGAGAATGGCGTGGACCTTGTACAGCCCAGAAGAGACCCGCTCATACCAGACCAAG tcagctgaggcGATTTGGCAACAGTGTGCCGTTCACATCACCAATGCAATCCAGTATGTGGTGGAGTTTGCTAAGCGCATCTCTGGCTTCATGGACCTCTGTCAGAATGATCAGATTATCCTCCTCAAAGCAG GCTGCATGGACGTCCTGCTCATCCGCATGTGTCGGGCCTACAACCCCATCAATAATACAATGCTCTTTGATGGAAAATTCTCCACTCCTCAGCTTTTCAAAGCTCTTG GCTGTGACGACCTTGTGAATGCGGTGTTTGACTTGGCTAAAAGCCTGAGCCGTATACAGATGTCTGACGAGGAGATTGCTCTTTTCAGTGCTGCTGTGCTGCTCTCGCCAG ACCGACCCTGGCTGACGGATGTTCAGAAGATCCAGAAGTTGCAGGAGAAGGTTTACGTGGCTCTGCAGCGCTGCTTACAGCGACAGGGAACATCAGAGGAGAAACTGGCTAAG ATGGTGTCTAAGCTTCCCACGATGAGGTCCATTTGCAACCTTCACATTGACAAACTGGAGTTTTTCCGTCTGGTTCACCCAGAGACGGCGTATACGTTCCCTCCTCTGTATAGGGAGGTTTTTGGCAGTGAACTCACGTTCCCAGACTCCACAGAGGGCTAG
- the rorca gene encoding RAR-related orphan receptor C a isoform X2 yields the protein MYSCSRQRNCLIDRTNRNRCQHCRLQKCLALGMSRDAVKFGRMSKKQRDSLYAEVQKHQQSQECGGIGSREEKSDTADHGRTYRRGSSATLSDLDDITTLPEGLLFDLPLTPDDGGGDYCNLDMMGGSAGSGSSSQSSPEQTSLDFGDGNHSIKHEYQLLHDSGLFSHAIFNPLPDGCSLLEIERVAQNVVKSHIETNQYTSEELKRMAWTLYSPEETRSYQTKSAEAIWQQCAVHITNAIQYVVEFAKRISGFMDLCQNDQIILLKAGCMDVLLIRMCRAYNPINNTMLFDGKFSTPQLFKALGCDDLVNAVFDLAKSLSRIQMSDEEIALFSAAVLLSPDRPWLTDVQKIQKLQEKVYVALQRCLQRQGTSEEKLAKMVSKLPTMRSICNLHIDKLEFFRLVHPETAYTFPPLYREVFGSELTFPDSTEG from the exons ATGTACTCGTGCTCGCGACAGAGGAACTGCCTAATCGACCGGACCAACCGTAACCGCTGTCAACACTGCAGGCTGCAGAAGTGTCTCGCTCTGGGCATGAGCCGCGATG CTGTAAAGTTTGGTCGAATGTCCAAAAAGCAGCGTGACAGCCTGTACGCAGAGGTCCAGAAGCACCAGCAGTCCCAGGAGTGCGGAGGGATTGGTTCCCGCGAGGAGAAGAGCGACACGGCTGACCATGGCCGTACCTACAGGAGAGGCTCCAGCGCCACGCTCAGCGATCTGGACGACATCACAACGCTGCCGGAGGGGCTGCTTTTTGACCTGCCGCTGACCCCGGACGATGGCGGAGGAGACTACTGTAACCTGGATATGATGGGAGGAAGTGCAGGCAGCGGCTCCTCCTCGCAGAGCTCCCCAGAGCAGACCAGCTTGGACTTTGGTGACGGAAACCACAGCATCAAGCATGAGTACCAGCTGCTGCATGACTCTGGACTCTTCTCACACGCCATCTTCAACCCGCTGCCTGACGGCTGCTCCCTGCTCGAGATAG AGCGCGTTGCCCAGAATGTGGTCAAGTCCCACATCGAGACGAACCAGTACACCTCGGAGGAGCTCAAGAGAATGGCGTGGACCTTGTACAGCCCAGAAGAGACCCGCTCATACCAGACCAAG tcagctgaggcGATTTGGCAACAGTGTGCCGTTCACATCACCAATGCAATCCAGTATGTGGTGGAGTTTGCTAAGCGCATCTCTGGCTTCATGGACCTCTGTCAGAATGATCAGATTATCCTCCTCAAAGCAG GCTGCATGGACGTCCTGCTCATCCGCATGTGTCGGGCCTACAACCCCATCAATAATACAATGCTCTTTGATGGAAAATTCTCCACTCCTCAGCTTTTCAAAGCTCTTG GCTGTGACGACCTTGTGAATGCGGTGTTTGACTTGGCTAAAAGCCTGAGCCGTATACAGATGTCTGACGAGGAGATTGCTCTTTTCAGTGCTGCTGTGCTGCTCTCGCCAG ACCGACCCTGGCTGACGGATGTTCAGAAGATCCAGAAGTTGCAGGAGAAGGTTTACGTGGCTCTGCAGCGCTGCTTACAGCGACAGGGAACATCAGAGGAGAAACTGGCTAAG ATGGTGTCTAAGCTTCCCACGATGAGGTCCATTTGCAACCTTCACATTGACAAACTGGAGTTTTTCCGTCTGGTTCACCCAGAGACGGCGTATACGTTCCCTCCTCTGTATAGGGAGGTTTTTGGCAGTGAACTCACGTTCCCAGACTCCACAGAGGGCTAG